In Lolium perenne isolate Kyuss_39 chromosome 5, Kyuss_2.0, whole genome shotgun sequence, the sequence acatggctgcgtgcccgtcggctcctcccttcgaaccgattgtccgccaggacccttttcaaagatgactttcaaatccttgaccatatcaaatacctcagcaccagtgtgttccgcagtgcttcggccggtgatctgccttgccgttgtaatgcttgcctttctttcttctggaTGACCTTtacgaagaaatcgacgatgcccaaggtacacgttcttcttacaatttggcaaatgtacactttcggtctcatgtaagcggtgcgtgcatgcattgtatcccttatttgacggtccgaaaggttactaagagcaggccaatcgttgatggttacgaaaagcaacgctcgtaggtcaaattcctcttctttgtgctcatcccacacacggacaccaggtctgccccacagctgtaaaagttcatcaactaatggccttaggtacacatcgatgtcgttgccgggttgcttcggaccttggatgagcacggcatcataatgaacttccgcttcatgcacaaccaaggaggaaggttgtagatgcatagagtcacgggccaggtactatggctggagctctgctcgccaaaaggattcatgccatccgtacttagaccaaatcttatgatccttgcgtcagctgcaaaatctttgaactctctcgtcgatctttctccattgcgttccatctgcggtgtGTCTCAACTACCCGTACGACTTACGGTACTCTAACTGCCATCGCaataacttggcatgctctttgttcccgaacagacgtttcaaccgtggtattataggagcataccacatcaccttggcgggaaccctcttcccgggtttccggccctcaacatcgtcaccaggggtcatcgcctctgatcttataacgcaatgcggtgcataccgggcattcattcaaattctcgtattcaccgcggtagaggatgcgatcgttgatgcatgcatgtatcttcgaacctctaaacctagagggcagacaaccttctttgcttcgtacgtactggcgggcaactcgttattctttggaaacatattcttcaacattttcagcaagttttcaaatgccgagtcagctacacctgcctgtgccttccatttcagcaaatccagtgtgcagcccagctttttcagaccatcatcgcatccggggtacagcgccttcctgtgatcctctaacatgcgatccaagttctccctctctttttcagtttcgcagcgtctccgtgcatcagcaatggtccgaccaagatcatcaacgggatcatcacgtgcctcttcttcaccttccccttcaccttccccttcaccttcagcatcctccatgaaagtatcaccgaaatgagcaagatagctttcatcgatgaaatcatccccttcttcatcttcttccattataacccctctttctccatgcttggtccaacaattatagcttggcatgaaaccgtgccgaagcaggtgcatgtgaacatctcttgaggaagagtaacccttcgattcttacgattaacacatggacagataacaaaacccccgcttgttcgcattagccactacgaggaaatctttcaaacccgtactgaactcgccggagagtcggttaccgtacatccattgtcgattcatctgcattattataatataaaatatataattaaccatcatgcatttgttaaactaactagctacaaacaatataaattaaacaatgaactacacacacatgcatattttatcaacgacgacacatcaaaggttcaagttgctaaccgcgatcgaggaggaaaaaataaatgagaaagctcaagtgtggctccaacacttcatatcatgtttgtttcatgctcttggggcatttcatcaaacaccttatgtgcataagaggaaccaaaagcaaacctaacacccacttgtgaagtttgtgaagagaatggctccaaatggctaagtgttggctgctggatgggtatatataggggaggggctttagtcccggttggcctggccaaccgcgactaaaggccttcgggcacctttagtcgcggttggcctggccaaccgcgactaaagccccccacgtgcaccggctggccaccgagcgccctgggcccaggcctttggtcgcggttcgcctcccgaaccgcgactaaaggtcccattagtcgcggttcctacagcttcgcgacttatggggctcaccgaaagcctgtttttctaccagtgatgtTCATCTCTGTGAGTCAATCCAAGATTACCAATCTCCGGGTTGCCCTTGCGAATACGAAGAAACTCGACAAAACTACCTCAGAGTTCCTCACTCAGATGCAACACATTGCTGACGAACTCGCCGTCGTCGGGAAACCTGTCCCTGAAGATGAACATGTTTCCTTCATCCTTGCCAGCTTGGGCGCAGATTACAACTCCTTGGTCGCTGCCCTTGGCGTGGCCACCGTGCCCATATCTCTCAGTGATCTATACGTCCACATCCATGCCTATGATGAACGTCAACTCATGCTACAGGGACTGCCAGCTTGAGAGTTTGAGACATCAGCAAATCTCGCCAACAGACAGCAGCGCTCTCGCACGTTCAGCAGTGGATGTCGTGGCACTCATGGTGACCATCGTGATGATCGACGTCCTGACCGCCGTGATGAGCGTCTAGAAGATCGGCCCTACGGccaaggcagaggaggaggacacGCACCACTAGGAGGAGGGCATGGTCGTGGACGTGGCTGATGTCGCACCACACCTTGGGTGGATGTCACGTGTCAGATATGCAACAAAGAGGGTCACCCCCCACAGATTATTGGCGGCGTTTTGATGAAGACTGTGAATCCTATGAAGACAAGGAGGTCAACGCGGCCTCCTATGGTGTGGATACCAACTGGTATGGAGACACCGGTGTTACCCACCACATTACAAGTGAACTCAACAACTTGACCGTTTGCGACAACTACAGATGTTATGACAAGGTTAACACCGCCAACGGGCAAGGTATGGATATTAGTCATGTTGGTCATCAATAATTCGTCACCCTGTTCAGAATTTTCATCTTCGCAATATCCTCCATGTACCTCATGCTTCCAAAAATCTTTTCTCCGTTCATCGCTTTACATATGATAACAACTTTACATATGATAACATAGTTTTCACAGAGTTCAATCCTTTCTATTTTTTGATTAAGGATCAGGTCACACGGAAAATAATTCATAAAGGGAGATGTGTTTGCGGGATTTATCCTCTTATATCATCCTTGCTGTCATCTTCCCAGTTTCAGAAGCATGCTTTTGTCACCGCCAAGCCATCACACACAAAGTGGCATAGTCGTCTTGGTCATCCTTCATCTACTATAGTTAGCCAAATTATTAGCAAGAATAAATTACCTTGTATTAGGGATTCCACCATAGAGCTAGTTTGTGATTCATGTCAGTGAGCTAAGAGTCATCAGCTTCCATATCCAGTTTCCACAGGTGTATCTACAACCCCCTACAATTAGTtttctctgatgtatggggtcctgccaCTACTTCTGTTGGTAGACACGACTACTATGTAAGCTTTATTATTGATGATTATAGTAAATTTACATGGATCTACCTTCTCAAAAATAAGTCTGACGTGTTCAATGTCTTTATCAATTTCTAAAAGGTAGTTGAGCGCAAATTTGACAAGAAAATCCTTATCATTTAGTCAGATTGGGGAGGTGAATATGTCAAACTTAACAACTTTTTCCAAACACAAGGTATTGCTCATCATGTCTCCTGCCCCCATGCACATCAACAAAATGGCTCCGCTGAGCGAAAGCATCGTCATATAGTTGAAGTAGGTTTATCCCTTCTTGGTAATGCACATATGCCTCTCAAATTCTGGGACGGGGAGTTTCTGACAACCACTTACCTCATTAATATGCTCCTCAGTCGCACCATCAACAATGAAACCTCTGTGCATCGTCTCCTACACACCAACTCCTCTTTCCATGTCTTTGGATGAGCATGTTGGCCTAACCTTCGCCCATAAAATAAACGCAAGTTAGCATTCCGCTCTACACAGTGTGTTTTCCTTGGATATAGTTCGCTTCACAAGGGGGTCAAATGCCTTGAGGTGTCTTCTAGACGTGTTTATATTTCTCGTGACGTCGTGTTTGATGAGACTGTGTTTCCCTTCCAATCACTTCACCCAAATGTCAGGGCCGTACTTCGCCAAGAGATCCTTCTACTTCCACCGTCCCTCCGTAATCCTGAACAAGGGGATGAATTTATTGATGATACATACATGACTAATGTTCCTACTAAGCCTGCCTCTAGTCCTTCTTGTGTTGCTCTGCCAGCATGATGGTGCAATTTGGTgagaattctgctgaaaacagtggaCAGAATGCTGAAAACATATTTGAAGAAGAAGACATCACCACGAGACATGGAGCAGATTCACTGACGCCATCTTCCTCGGGATCGAGCGCAAGATTCGCCTCGGATCAGCCTCCCCTGTCCCATGCACGGTCTGCCAGCCTTGTCGGGATGGACCAAGCCACGCGTGAGCCCCGCGCCTTCTGCCACCGCCGGGACCACGGGTGTATCTTCTACGCCGGCTCACTCTGCAGCTCGTACATCTGCCTCTCAATCGGCCGCACCGCAGACCACCAGATCCTCTGCGCCGAGTTCCTCACATGCAGATTCTGAAGAAGATTCTGCCGCTGCCAGCGTCAGGGCCCCTGGATCCTCTACGGCTCGCCTGCATGCAAACTCTCATGTGGAGCATGTGGTGCCTTTGCCTCGTCCGAGTACACACGTGTCAAGAGGAATTGTTCGCTGGATTTTGTTCGCATCTGTCGAAGAACCTGCCACTCTCGATGATGCACTTGCTAGTACAAATTGGAAAGAAGCTATGGATGCGGAATATGGTGCTCTTATGGTGAATAAAACTTGGAAGCTCGTTCCACCACGACATGGGACTAATATTATTGACTGCCGTTGGATTTACAAGGTCAAGAGAAAGTCGGATGGCTCCATTGATAGATACAAGGCTAGGTTGGTAGCCAAAGGGTTCAAGCAACGTGTTATTGTATTGATTACGAGGATACCTTCAGTCCAGTTGTTAAAATTGCTACTATTCGACTTGTTTTATCTGTTGTTATTTCAAGGGGATGGAGTTTGCGACAGTTAGATGTCAACAACGCGTTTctgcatggtgttctggaagaggaggtcTGCATGAAACAACCACCAGGCTATGAAGATAAACACAAGCCAGATTATGTCTGTAAACTTGACAAAGCgttatatggactgaaacaagcaCCTCGAGCATGGTATTCTCGACTGAGTTCGCAGCTGATATCTCTCGGGTTTGTTGCTTCAAAATCTGACACGTCCTTGTTCATCTATCGCAAGTCATCTGTTACTATCTTCATACTTATTTATGTTGGTGATATCATCGTTGCCAGTTCTTCTCAAGCTGCAACAGATGCACTACTGAAGGATTTATGAAAGGAGTTTGCATTGAAATATCTAGGTGACTTGCACTACTTTCTCAGTATGGAGGTTCATAAGACTGATGATCGGTTGGTACTAAGTAAAACAAAGTATGTGCAAGATGTTCTTGCACGTGTTGGTATGGTAGATTGTAAAGGATCACATACACCCCTCTCATCCTCAGAAAAAATCACAGCTCATGAAGGAGAGCTACTGGGTCGTGATGACAGTACAAAGTATAGAAGGATGGTAGGTGCCTTGCAGTATCTTACCCTCACCCAACGGCGGCTCCAGGAATTGGGTGAAGGGTATTCATTTCCCTCCCCAAAAAAAGCTCAAAGCTCAATGTGAACAAAATAAAAGCTATATagcatatatatatgacatatggcCATAGATTCACTAGTACCAGCAATATTTCAGTCAAATAACAGCACTAGATAAGTTCATAAAACCATAAATCCATAGTAATTATCAATAAATACAACTAAACATTTGCATTGAGGCATACAAGCAGTACCTTTTCTTGATAGAATAATTGATCCTATTACCATGTAACTCTGCGATCGCCTTGTTGGAAGATTTTGATGACATCTTCATCCTTCACTTGACTGAAGAAATCTCTCTCAACAAATGTAACCAAAGCATTGTTCAAATATTCATCACTCATTTTGTTCCTTAGCTTATTCTTCACATAGTTCATTGAGGAGAATACCCTTTCAACACTAGCAGTAGCTACCGGCAAAATCAGTACCAACTTAAGAAGCTTGTAAACAAGAAAGTATTGTTGATGTTTGTTTGTCTCCACAAGCATAGCTGAAAGTTCAATTATACTCTTCAAGTTTGTAAACCTTCCATCTCTGCGCACATGACAAATATACATGTCTAATTGCCAGGGAAGTCTTGCTAGTTCATCACTTGAGaaatcagtagcataaaactttgAAGCAAGATTAACCAACTTCTTTTTATCATAGGCAGCAAATGCACGAAGTGGACAGAATGCTGCCATGCAAGTAAGTAGCTCAGTGTTTACCTCATCAAATCTGCCATTCAGCTCAGAAATCTATCTATCAATGACACTCACATAcatattgacaaggtattaacttatcaatgcctatggattgtaggctagggtttagttagaagtagagggcaagtagatctcgaaggtttcagccggaaagtactcgacgattatgaaaactagggtttgtaaacaatgattcgatgctttcctcgtccctcgactccccctttatataggaggcggagccgagggattcatgttatacaagttacagagtccgggacggtttctaactcatcccgcaagattacaaataacgcttcctattacaactctagctttccttaataatatcttgggcttccgaatcttcttattcttcgggtagtgggcctttagtaaaccccgggtactatcttcggcaggtccatttgggatgcctatgtcacatatCAACATGGAAGCGATGGTAATTATCTGCACCGTTATGGATACCAACTCTTCTAGGTCGCCCAACTGGATAGTAACGAGCATTCATATCAACAACTTTGACCCTATGCTTTGTACAGAAAGATGTTACCGTCACAAGAAAATCATCCCATCCAGGATCAGACCTCAATGCCTGCAAGTAAAACTTTGTGCAATCAACTAGCTCAATAGCATGAACTATATCTTGCTCTTTCATTTGCAAAGCTCTGCTCAAATCATCTGTGTATCCAAAGATTTCCTGCATCAAGTGTGCCATGAAAACAAACTCAAATGACACAAAGGATGTCTCCACAGTTAGAGCCGCTTGAGCCTCTGCGCCATGGTATTCGTCTCCAATCTTCCTAAGGACTCGTTTTATTGCAGCATAATTTGATAGGACACGGTTCACGCTTCGAAGTGAGAGCCCCAGCGTGTGTCACATGGCCTTCCCAAACCCATTTCCTGATTACGGAGTCCCTGTTTCCACTTCTTCCAAATCCAATGCAGCTATCAGTTCTTCGGCTTGAGCAATCCGAAGCATCCTCATCTTCTTGCAAGACATGCCAAGAACATTTAACAAGTTTGCAAGTTGTTGAAAGAACCAAGTACAATCACCACTCTCCTTAGCAACAGCAACCAGAGTTAGTTGTAGTTGATGGGCAAAACAATGAACATAGTAGGCTGAAGGAGACTCATCCATGATCAGTTTTTTCAGGCCATTAGCATTACCTTTCATGTTGCTAGCTCCATCGTATCCTTGCCCACGCACCATTGCAAAGGTCAGATTGTACTTCATTAGCATTTGCTGAATTGCAGACTTAAGTGTCAAAGAGGTAGTATCTTCAACATGAACAACACCAAGAAATCTGACAACTGCCCTTCCTTTCTTATCAACAAAACGCAAACAAACAGCCAGCTGTTCATTCTGATACACATCACTAGACTCATCTGCAAGTATGGCAAACTGACCACCATCAAGCTCTTCAATGACTCGTTTTGTAGTCTCTTGTGCACAATATTTTATCCGCTCTTGTTGTACATCATGGTGAATCATCTTGCAGTTATGTGGAGCATTGTTCAGAACCACCTTGTCAACCTCTTCGAAATTTCCTGCTAGCCAATTTAAAAGCTCAAGGAAATTCCCTTTATTGACTGAGTCCTCACTTTCATCATGTCCTCTAAATGCCAAGCCTTGACGCAATAGAAATCTCAAACACTTGAGTGTCCATGTCAAACGCTTAAGATACAAAGCCTTGTATTGGGAGGTGTTCGCAGCAAGAGACTCCCGGATTGATGCGAACGGTGTAGTGAACATATCGTATTTCTCTTGAGCTTCACAATGAGCACTACTAACCTGACCTTCATGTTTCAGCAATCTCTTTTTCATGTTCCAGTTCCTAAACCCATTCTTTACAAATGAATCTCCACCCGGACTTTTTGTTCTATCCTTGAACAAGTAGCAAACAAAGCAGAAAGCCGCTTCTTTTTCTACACTATACTCAATCCATGGAAATTCTTTAAACCAAGAATGGCAAAAGCGACGATCCATCCACTTTTATTTGTAACCTTGAACTTATGGTTCTTTGGTTGACATGGCCCCAGTTCAATGTATCTCCTCCTCACTCTATCTTGATCATTCACATCATACCTTGAGATGGGAATTCGCTTCCCAGGATCATGTTCAAGTGCCCCCAAATCAGCTTGTGTtggttcatcatcatcttcatcaatttcttcattATCTACCATAATTGGGAC encodes:
- the LOC139831705 gene encoding uncharacterized protein, with amino-acid sequence MDLPKIISELNGRFDEVNTELLTCMAAFCPLRAFAAYDKKKLVNLASKFYATDFSSDELARLPWQLDMYICHVRRDGRFTNLKSIIELSAMLVETNKHQQYFLVYKLLKLVLILPVATASVERVFSSMNYVKNKLRNKMSDEYLNNALVTFVERDFFSQVKDEDVIKIFQQGDRRVTW